A stretch of DNA from Cannabis sativa cultivar Pink pepper isolate KNU-18-1 chromosome X, ASM2916894v1, whole genome shotgun sequence:
ATGGTAACAAAGGTGCACCATCTTTTAACCTTTCCAAAAGAGTTCATTTGTGGTGACAATTTTGAGTAGCTAGTGCTCCATAAAAGGCAGTAAAATGCCATTTTGGACCTTTTCACAAGCCATGTAGAAATCAAACATATTTATATTAAGGTTTAAAAGAGTTACATCTACATAATCCTTCCAAAATAACAACCCTTGACTAAGACCAACACGTGGGACTTCAAGTCCCTTattgaaatataaaatttgatgaAAACGAGAAATAACATTAGGACTTAACTTAGTTTCCATAATAAGTATTGGGGATTTATCTTTGACAAGAAAACATACATGACAGAAAGCACTCGAGTTTCCCAAACCACGAGCATTCCAACTAACGATTTTCATGACTGGTTGCAAGGGTGACCCTCAACCTCCGCGGTGTTGTCTAGAGCACCAGAATAATCCATATTATCAATAGAAACATCTTGGTGTTGTTCATCTTCAGCTGACAAGGGAGAAGCGAACATGTTTGATTTATTACCCCTGCACCTTTTCAGTGTTTGTCGCAGAGTAACACCATATAATTGTCTCTTAACTAGGTAATTAGGTGACAAATTTTCTTTCATAACAAGCTTTTGTGCAGCAGTAGAGATAATTGAAGGTGCACAATTGCCTGGCTGCAAGGAATTTGAAGATTGAGTTAGTTTTTGTTGTGTGTTTGTATAGATGGGCGAATTGGTGGGTATGTAGCAAAGATGTTAGAGGACATCTCCATCCCAGAAAGCAGAGAGTAAATCTTAGGCAGATTAGAGACAACTTCTTTAAGGTTTGGCTATGAATTTTTATGGAGGATTTCACCATTGGTTTTTGGTGGCTTATTAACAGAAAATTTATGGCTATGTAGGAACATTATTGAGTAATGCTGGTGCAAAATGGATGGTTGGCCTTGATGAAAAGTTTGTTGTTTTCGAAACCACACTTGAGACATGGATTTGTTTTTTGTAAGTTCATCATGGGTCAATGATGTAGAAGATCCAGTAGTAGCATTGTTCAGACTAGCATATTCAGTATGCAAGCCTTGTGTACCAATCTGATTCATGTGTTGCAGAACTCCGTTTATTGCAGCCATAAAAATTTATGCAGGATTTGCTATCATAGAGGTTGTGTTCCAAATTGTGCTCGTGCAATTTGAAGTACTGGTACCAAGTATTACAGATGTATTGATCTAAGTTTGTTAAGAAGATTCACCCATGAATAACTGTCTTGGTTGTGGTTGACTATTGTTGTTCAAACTAGGAATCGTAGAATTCAAATAGTTCTTTGCCAAAAGAGTGAGGAGTGGCCAAGCATTACCCTTTGAGAAATATGTTCTATAGTGATAATAATCTGAAGTTGGGAGTGTTGAACCTTTCATGGTTGGCCTATATTCTAGTTTCGGCTCTTCTCCATTATCAAGCTTTTCAAGTAAACCAGACACTTATTGAAGGGGTGACCCGACTCCCACACTCCATACTATTCGGGCAATCTTTCATACCAGAATTCAACCCAAAACTTATCTTTTGTCTGCTGTAAAGTGATAATTCTTCCTCTCATTAGTGGCTTTTTGATATTAATCTTAACCCGAACTCGCATAATAGGTTCTCACCCTTCATTTAGTGTATCCTCATAAACTTTCATAAATTTACCAACTATATCCCCAAGTGCTTTTGCAAGTCCTCTTGTTTTTCTAAGAAACGAGAGTCTATAAATTTGGACTGAAAAGGTTTGAAAATGAGTCTCAGAGGTAACATTTTGGCCAGGGTCTGGTGTATGCAACAGTATGTGCATATTCTAGAAGTGAAAAGGTTCACGATATTTGTCACCTGCACAACCAATATTTAGTAAACACAAGTTTGAAGCTTCAGAGATTTTGAAAGGATATCTTCCATTCCAATGCTCTGCAATCTAATTTCTCAAAGTTGAGAGCCAGACTTTTCTGTTGGTGAGGACCCTTGCACATAGCACATGGTCCAAAGTGGAATGAATATCAACAACTACGTCGTCAGCAAATTCAGATACAGATCTTCCTCCTCAGTTAGTGTAATAGTAGCCTTCATTTTGTGTGTAAGTGGATCTATGGAGTAAACTAGATTTTTGGATTGAAGGGAGGAGTTACATAAGGTTTGTGGATGAAAATctgaagtaaaataaaaaaaataaaaaaaatgtagaaaGCGTTAAATGATTAAAAACTACCTCAGAGCACATATTGCAACATACACTTTTTACTTTTGGATATCCAATTTTCTAGAGTTGTTTTTTTATATTACTGAAAcgcaatatttttgtaattttgaaactttaacactgtattttttaaaatttaatacaggaaaaatgtaaaaaaaaatgtgatagaaaaaatgtaaacatgaaaaaaaaaattgggtatTTTTATAAGATaccttatattattattattattattattattactattattatttttattattattattactattggaattttttatttttacaacaaCAAAAGATCCACCTCAAACCTTGGGCGCTTTTCTTTTTGTTATCTTTCTCTCTATTGTAAATCTATAAATTACATGATCCATCCACAGAGCTTACACCTCTAATCAATCGAAACTTGGTGACCTACTCCATCGGTCTTTAAAGGACTCATTCAAATACAGGCTGCTACTTCTGTCCGTACTGCTAAACGACGTCAtttcatcatcatcaacatcCAGTAATGCAAGACTCAAATGCAACTCTGCACTTGAATTTGGATAaacttcatcatcttcttctcctTGGTTCTCTGATATGTCATGTTGTTGACAAATGTTTTTTGAGTTTGCCCACTTCTCAATATCTTCTTCTCCTTTCAATATCTTCAATATCTGAGgatcaaacaaaaaacaaataaaaaaatggttaaaagAACAAAAACTTTCCCAAAAAAGTGATGACATTGGTTTACAAAACGATGTAGCATTACTTGGATGATGCTAGGGCGAAGCCTAGATGAGCGAATGAGGCAAAGAGTTGCTGCTAGAACCATTCTCTTCATTTGAACTTCATCAACTTTTCCATCCAAATTTGGGTCTAATAAACTTTTCACATCTCTACTCTCTAATAGTGGCTTTGCCTATAAACAAGTATTTCATATTAGTCAAATAAGAAGGGAAAAAAAAGGTTTCTAAAGTTTATAGGATAGATTTTTGATAAGTTTTCACTCTTACCCACATGACCAAACTCTCTTGTCCTTTAGGAGAATCAGAAACAATTGGTCTTCTTCCAGACAAGAGTTCAAGAAGTACAACTCCAAATGCATAGACATCAATCTTGTCACTAACTTTTCCATACATGAAATATTCAGGTGCTAGATAGCCAAATGTTCCAACCACATCTCCTTGGGTTACAAAAGATGAAGTTATGGGGCCCCATATGGCCAATCCAAAATCAGATAACTGTCACACAAAGGAAAATACAATCAAacattattagtttattattatcAAAGAAAGAAAACCAAGCTATGTGAATGTTTGCAGACTAACCTTTGCTTCAAACTCATTAGAGAGAAGAACGTTTGCAGACTTAATATCTCTATGAATCACAGGCTGAGGACTTTCTTTGTGAAGGTAATGGAGAGCTTCCGCAATCCCAATAGCTACATCATATCTTAGTTCCCATGACAAAACAAACTTGTCTTCCTTCTTACCtaaataattattcatataGTTTGTTCAGTTTGTATAGATGCCATCTTAATCTTATGCTAATCTTTAATGTAGAGCAAAGTAGTTAAAATAGAATAAGTAATTTTGGACTAGGAGTTAAACTTTACCATGTAGATTTTCTTCTAAGCTTCCTTTAGGAAGAAAATCATAGACAGAAATCAGAGCATTATCCTCAACACAAATTCCCAGTAAAGGAGTGATGTGTTTGTGTTTCAAAGAAGATATAATGTCAAATTCGAGGGCAAAATCTTTCCacccttgttttgatgattcaAGAATCTTAATTGCCACTAACTTTCCACATTCAAGAGTTCCCTTATACACACGGTTACACCCCCCATTTCCAATCAGATTTTCTATcattaaaagaggaaaaaaagaCTTTCAACATATGCTTAAGATTATAAATTGAATGATACAACCTTTAGTAGAACAGAAGAtaaaaaacctgaagcaaattgAGAAGTTGACGCTTTGAGATCATCAAGAGTGAACCATTTGTAGCCACGTGAGTTGGTGAGAAGAAGATTTTGCAACCCTTCTGGTATTTCACTAAAATCAGATAATTTGATACTATTATTAGTGTCATTATCAAAGTCATTGAGCTCTCCTTCCATGTTGGGATTCTCTACTATTGTTGGACAATGTAAATATTGCATTGGAGACCGATCTGGTAAGCTCATCACCCAATGAACCACTGAGATGTTCCTTGCCTTTGGGGTATGTGGGGCCCCTGAAATTGATTTTCTAAGCAAAGGCCAACCAAGCTTTTGGTCCATAGAAAAAGAATCGGTTGAAAGAAGAGAATCTGATCTTGAAAggcttcttctcttctcttgatGGCTTATTAGACTGAATGAGTCAGTACTCCTAGTCGTTTCACAAAAGGATACCACAGTTTCCGTCTCCGCTTCAGAGTCGCCAAATTCAGACACAGTTTCTTTTGTTGTAAAAGGACTTGGTTTAAGTTCTTTCCGATCATTCGTCGCAGTGTCTATAAAATAGAATCAGAAAacagaaatttatttattttcttcgagataattaatgcatcaaatggggtctctttttttttttttcctatttattattttcttgggAAACAAACACCAAACCTGAAAGTTTAGTGATGGGGCACCTTCTGAAGAGAACTTTCCCATTGTGAATAGCCAGGACTTCTGTGGTTGAAGATAGCCTCTTGGCACAATATTTGGCTGTGGAAATCCTACTCCTGCAGACAAAATCTATTTAGAATAATCAGAAAGAAACCAAACTAAAGTTTGGAAGTATATAAATAAACTTATATATGTCTCTTTTTTTTCATTTGGACTATATTTAACTTCTGAACCTACCTAATATTGCTTCGTTTACTTATGCCCAAAACCAGAGCTTCAACACCATGACTGATTGCCTCTCTCACCAGAGCCCTTCTGGCTGAACTTCCAGTTAATATCTGACCAGTAAGTGCCACCTAAcaaatttaatcacaaaaaaacaaaacatccaaagtcaaaataaaaatgaaattccTAACCAAGAAAAACAAAAACCTGTTGGACAAAATTCAGTTTTGTAACAAAAACAGAACCTTTTTTACACTACATAAACCTTGATACACTTCCAGGTAATCATCTAAAGAAGGTTTCTTTTTCAAAGCTTCATCTGCAATACTAGACGAAAATTGTATCAATAACAACATTTAAATTTCTGTACAACTATATAATTAATagagatttttatatataaagataatagCTATTGACCTGAATTTCTACAGACATGAATAGCAACAACAGAATCTCCAGGCTCAGCAACCTTCACAAGAGCCCAGCTGAGAATCTCTCTGCTATGGCTATCAATTCGAATACCAACCAAAACAATTCTCTCCTTTTTTGTATTATGAAGAACAGTCAAAAACTCCTCAAACACAGTCATGGTAGTAAGATAGTCGACCAGTCTCTTTCTCTTGTACAGTTTTCAAAGTTTGTACAAGCTaaactctcttcttccttgactATGAGTCATTACTGCCcctgtaataataataacaaagatATCAAACGTGGAAATGATAAAAAGGTGGAACACAAAGAGTGTGAATATGAAGTTGCCACTGTCACTATAAAATGGTGTCcttcttatttaaaataatcatttatttttatcttcttTCTAGAGTATTTAATGCAATTAAAAATGATGGAAAAATTAGCATAAATAGAGTAAGATAAAAGTGACCCGACAAATGAAATGGTACCTAAAACTTGGTTTGGTTCCATCTGTTGTTGAAGCCCCCACCATGACAATGCCCTTTTCAAATACAGAAATACCGCCAAATAACATCACCTTCCATACCTACTGCAACTCTGCTATTCaatactaaaataatgaaaaataaaataaaataacaaaagaatTTGCAATTTTAATAATTCATCGTTTTTGATTTGAAAGTGTTTAAATgaagaattattattaataaacgTTTTTCTTTTTGTTGGAAATATGTTCAGAAGAAAGTGTCGGTAGAAGGCTGAAATCCCCCCAACGAGACGGCactatttcttttatttgtttttcgtttttatttttatttttttatataaaatttgtttatttatttggtGGATGAGAtcattcttcttctttgttctgTTTCTTTggaatgtgattttttttttgggtgaaAATGTGTTAGTTAAAGTGTAGAGATAAATTGAAAGGAGTCCGTTAAAGTCACCGGCAAATACTGCGGGAAACCCCCGATACCCGGTCGCTCTAGGTGAACCGACGTAACAGGAGAATGGCTTTTCCAACGGCCATTGCGGGTGCAACAATGGGGAGAACTACACAGTTAATTTGTTTAAGACAAACAAGAAGTACTATTGTAATAAACTAGTTATGTTCTAAGGTcaatatttgttttgttttttttttttcaaaaaaatgtcAACATTCAAAAAACAAgggaaaaaatatcttattggGTCAACTTTAAAACGTTTATTCGTTTTTAACTTTATCTCtttttacatattatatatttattttaaatttgatattattGATTCATGCCCTTCAAGAAAAGAAAGGTgaaaaaaagttattaaaaaaaaaaggtgaaaaaaattaataaattaaaaagcttgtaaaattatgaattattataaattgGTCACGCAAAAATGTGtaattaattagataaatatattattCTAGTGCAAATAGTcttgtatattaatatattataaataagtgTGTATATGTTTATAATAATAAGATAACATAGATTATTTTGTGCTGATGTACATGTCTCAATTATAGTTAAGAAGACATCCAATTATTGAGTAAAGACTTCTTAATATGCGTTTAATTAATAGATACGTAGAAGTTagatataaaaaagaaattatggTAGCAGTTGATATGTGATAtcacaaatttatttttagaaaaagaaaatcaatATAATTCATGGACAGTGTCATACTAGCTAATTGATATGCagttatcaaaataaaaataaattgattgaCACATTACAAACTGCAAGACAATGTATAAACGATA
This window harbors:
- the LOC115704820 gene encoding protein kinase STUNTED isoform X4, which codes for MDQKLGWPLLRKSISGAPHTPKARNISVVHWVMSLPDRSPMQYLHCPTIVENPNMEGELNDFDNDTNNSIKLSDFSEIPEGLQNLLLTNSRGYKWFTLDDLKASTSQFASENLIGNGGCNRVYKGTLECGKLVAIKILESSKQGWKDFALEFDIISSLKHKHITPLLGICVEDNALISVYDFLPKGSLEENLHGKKEDKFVLSWELRYDVAIGIAEALHYLHKESPQPVIHRDIKSANVLLSNEFEAKLSDFGLAIWGPITSSFVTQGDVVGTFGYLAPEYFMYGKVSDKIDVYAFGVVLLELLSGRRPIVSDSPKGQESLVMWAKPLLESRDVKSLLDPNLDGKVDEVQMKRMVLAATLCLIRSSRLRPSIIQILKILKGEEDIEKWANSKNICQQHDISENQGEEDDEVYPNSSAELHLSLALLDVDDDEMTSFSSTDRSSSLYLNESFKDRWSRSPSFD
- the LOC115704820 gene encoding protein kinase STUNTED isoform X3, encoding MGKFSSEDTATNDRKELKPSPFTTKETVSEFGDSEAETETVVSFCETTRSTDSFSLISHQEKRRSLSRSDSLLSTDSFSMDQKLGWPLLRKSISGAPHTPKARNISVVHWVMSLPDRSPMQYLHCPTIVENPNMEGELNDFDNDTNNSIKLSDFSEIPEGLQNLLLTNSRGYKWFTLDDLKASTSQFASENLIGNGGCNRVYKGTLECGKLVAIKILESSKQGWKDFALEFDIISSLKHKHITPLLGICVEDNALISVYDFLPKGSLEENLHGKKEDKFVLSWELRYDVAIGIAEALHYLHKESPQPVIHRDIKSANVLLSNEFEAKLSDFGLAIWGPITSSFVTQGDVVGTFGYLAPEYFMYGKVSDKIDVYAFGVVLLELLSGRRPIVSDSPKGQESLVMWAKPLLESRDVKSLLDPNLDGKVDEVQMKRMVLAATLCLIRSSRLRPSIIQILKILKGEEDIEKWANSKNICQQHDISENQGEEDDEVYPNSSAELHLSLALLDVDDDEMTSFSSTDRSSSLYLNESFKDRWSRSPSFD
- the LOC115704820 gene encoding protein kinase STUNTED isoform X1, coding for MTVFEEFLTVLHNTKKERIVLVGIRIDSHSREILSWALVKVAEPGDSVVAIHVCRNSDEALKKKPSLDDYLEVYQGLCSVKKVALTGQILTGSSARRALVREAISHGVEALVLGISKRSNIRSRISTAKYCAKRLSSTTEVLAIHNGKVLFRRCPITKLSDTATNDRKELKPSPFTTKETVSEFGDSEAETETVVSFCETTRSTDSFSLISHQEKRRSLSRSDSLLSTDSFSMDQKLGWPLLRKSISGAPHTPKARNISVVHWVMSLPDRSPMQYLHCPTIVENPNMEGELNDFDNDTNNSIKLSDFSEIPEGLQNLLLTNSRGYKWFTLDDLKASTSQFASENLIGNGGCNRVYKGTLECGKLVAIKILESSKQGWKDFALEFDIISSLKHKHITPLLGICVEDNALISVYDFLPKGSLEENLHGKKEDKFVLSWELRYDVAIGIAEALHYLHKESPQPVIHRDIKSANVLLSNEFEAKLSDFGLAIWGPITSSFVTQGDVVGTFGYLAPEYFMYGKVSDKIDVYAFGVVLLELLSGRRPIVSDSPKGQESLVMWAKPLLESRDVKSLLDPNLDGKVDEVQMKRMVLAATLCLIRSSRLRPSIIQILKILKGEEDIEKWANSKNICQQHDISENQGEEDDEVYPNSSAELHLSLALLDVDDDEMTSFSSTDRSSSLYLNESFKDRWSRSPSFD
- the LOC115704820 gene encoding protein kinase STUNTED isoform X2; amino-acid sequence: MITWKCIKVALTGQILTGSSARRALVREAISHGVEALVLGISKRSNIRSRISTAKYCAKRLSSTTEVLAIHNGKVLFRRCPITKLSDTATNDRKELKPSPFTTKETVSEFGDSEAETETVVSFCETTRSTDSFSLISHQEKRRSLSRSDSLLSTDSFSMDQKLGWPLLRKSISGAPHTPKARNISVVHWVMSLPDRSPMQYLHCPTIVENPNMEGELNDFDNDTNNSIKLSDFSEIPEGLQNLLLTNSRGYKWFTLDDLKASTSQFASENLIGNGGCNRVYKGTLECGKLVAIKILESSKQGWKDFALEFDIISSLKHKHITPLLGICVEDNALISVYDFLPKGSLEENLHGKKEDKFVLSWELRYDVAIGIAEALHYLHKESPQPVIHRDIKSANVLLSNEFEAKLSDFGLAIWGPITSSFVTQGDVVGTFGYLAPEYFMYGKVSDKIDVYAFGVVLLELLSGRRPIVSDSPKGQESLVMWAKPLLESRDVKSLLDPNLDGKVDEVQMKRMVLAATLCLIRSSRLRPSIIQILKILKGEEDIEKWANSKNICQQHDISENQGEEDDEVYPNSSAELHLSLALLDVDDDEMTSFSSTDRSSSLYLNESFKDRWSRSPSFD